The Alteriqipengyuania halimionae genome contains a region encoding:
- a CDS encoding thiolase family protein — MSQFSANDPVVILSYARTPMGGMQGALSDVSATELGATAVKAAVERAGVDGDAIDRIYMGCVLPAGLGQAPARQAALKAGLPKSVQATTVNKVCGSGMQTVIMASEALAGGTMDVAIAGGMESMTNAPYLLKKHRSGARLGHDTAYDHMFLDGLEDAYEEGRAMGTFAQETANDYQMTRDEMDDYSIESLRRANAAIESGAFADEVVPVTFSTRKGDVTVDTDEQPGKGRPDKIPSLRPAFAKDGTITAATSSSISDGAAALVLTRESVAKENGQTPVARIVAMAAHAQEPSKFTTAPIGAIEKVLANAGWDKDEVELWEVNEAFACVAMFAMRDIGIPHDKINVNGGGTALGHPIGASGTRIIVTLLNALKQQGKTKGVASLCIGGGEATAVAVEML, encoded by the coding sequence ATGTCCCAGTTCTCCGCCAACGATCCGGTCGTCATCCTCTCCTATGCGCGCACGCCGATGGGCGGCATGCAGGGTGCACTTTCCGACGTTTCGGCGACCGAGCTTGGCGCGACGGCGGTGAAAGCTGCGGTCGAACGCGCGGGTGTCGATGGCGATGCGATCGACCGGATCTATATGGGTTGCGTGCTGCCCGCTGGCCTTGGCCAGGCCCCGGCGCGCCAGGCCGCACTGAAAGCAGGCCTGCCTAAATCGGTGCAGGCCACCACCGTCAACAAGGTTTGCGGGTCGGGCATGCAGACCGTCATCATGGCGTCCGAGGCGCTGGCCGGCGGCACGATGGATGTCGCGATTGCTGGCGGCATGGAAAGCATGACCAACGCGCCGTACCTGCTCAAGAAGCACCGTTCGGGCGCGCGGCTCGGCCACGACACAGCCTACGACCACATGTTCCTCGACGGACTTGAAGACGCCTATGAGGAAGGCCGCGCCATGGGCACTTTCGCGCAGGAAACGGCCAACGATTACCAGATGACCCGCGATGAAATGGACGACTATTCGATCGAGTCGCTCCGCCGCGCCAATGCCGCGATCGAAAGCGGCGCTTTTGCCGACGAAGTCGTCCCGGTCACCTTCTCGACCCGCAAGGGTGATGTGACCGTCGACACCGACGAACAGCCCGGTAAGGGACGCCCGGACAAGATCCCGAGCCTGCGTCCTGCTTTCGCCAAGGACGGCACGATCACCGCCGCGACATCGTCCTCGATCTCCGACGGTGCCGCAGCACTGGTGCTGACGCGTGAAAGCGTCGCCAAGGAAAACGGCCAGACACCGGTCGCCAGGATCGTCGCCATGGCCGCCCATGCGCAGGAACCGTCCAAATTCACGACCGCCCCGATCGGCGCGATCGAGAAAGTCCTCGCAAATGCGGGATGGGACAAGGACGAGGTCGAATTGTGGGAAGTGAACGAGGCGTTCGCCTGCGTTGCTATGTTTGCCATGCGCGACATCGGCATCCCGCATGACAAGATCAACGTCAATGGCGGCGGCACCGCGCTGGGCCACCCGATCGGCGCCAGCGGTACCCGCATCATCGTGACCCTGCTCAACGCGCTGAAGCAGCAGGGCAAAACCAAGGGCGTCGCGTCGCTCTGCATCGGTGGCGGCGAAGCCACCGCCGTCGCGGTCGAGATGCTCTAA
- a CDS encoding nuclear transport factor 2 family protein, producing MDQFIARIETLEHQLMRAWMVRDRKAMRGLLSRDFIFHLAGGKGAILDRPSWLDAASGRFKLEAYRFGDVYARQLGRTAVFVAPIALEMKMGPLEWTGEFRLTDVWQKGRVRRSWNLVERVLARPESDEDMPAAIRDLQLWR from the coding sequence ATGGACCAATTTATCGCCCGGATCGAAACGCTCGAACATCAGCTGATGCGCGCCTGGATGGTACGTGATCGCAAGGCCATGCGCGGCCTGCTATCGCGTGATTTCATCTTCCATCTCGCAGGCGGAAAAGGCGCAATTCTCGATCGGCCGAGTTGGCTCGATGCCGCCTCGGGCCGCTTCAAGCTCGAGGCCTATCGCTTCGGCGACGTCTATGCCCGCCAGCTCGGCCGCACGGCGGTGTTCGTCGCCCCGATCGCGTTGGAGATGAAAATGGGGCCGCTCGAATGGACAGGCGAATTTCGCCTGACCGACGTCTGGCAGAAAGGCCGCGTGCGGCGCTCCTGGAACCTCGTCGAGCGTGTCCTTGCGCGCCCGGAATCCGACGAAGACATGCCCGCCGCAATCCGCGACCTGCAGCTCTGGCGCTAG
- the ndhC gene encoding NADH-quinone oxidoreductase subunit A encodes MVDLSQYLPIALFLGIAVVLSTAFVFLPMGVARLTGAHKPDAEKLSEYECGFPAFEDPRSKFDVKFYLVAISFLLFDLEASFLFPWAVSLEFTGVVGWSAMMIFLGILAIGLAYEWKMGALDWQ; translated from the coding sequence TTGGTCGACTTATCCCAATACCTTCCGATTGCGCTGTTTCTCGGTATCGCCGTGGTGCTGTCTACCGCCTTCGTCTTCCTGCCGATGGGCGTGGCGCGGCTGACCGGGGCGCATAAGCCCGATGCCGAAAAGCTCAGCGAATACGAATGCGGCTTTCCTGCATTCGAGGATCCGCGCAGCAAGTTCGACGTGAAGTTCTATCTCGTCGCGATCAGCTTCCTGCTGTTCGACCTCGAAGCCTCGTTCCTGTTTCCGTGGGCGGTCAGCCTGGAATTCACCGGGGTCGTCGGATGGTCCGCGATGATGATCTTCCTCGGCATCCTCGCAATCGGCCTTGCCTATGAATGGAAGATGGGGGCGCTGGACTGGCAATGA
- a CDS encoding coniferyl aldehyde dehydrogenase, translating into MRQWQIAAYRLLRNRGWWTFVAERNRTLGRVTMASNNGLQDILDKQRAAFAASRPEPLSLRRDRIKRAMALLTDHADVLNDAMNEDFGNRSPKQSMITDIAGTVNFGKYCLKHLDSWAKRDKRHIQFPLGLLGAKGEVRYEPKGVIGILSPWNFPVNLSFGPLMQVFAAGNRAMIKPSEFTELTSEAMRQLAEKYFAPEELAVVTGGPDVAHEFSSLPFDHLVFTGSTATGRKVMQAAAENLVPVTLELGGKSPVVLGRSADFEKAGERIAMGKMLNAGQICLAPDYLYVPEEREGEAIEGLTKAASAMYPSVLDNDDYASIVTDKHFERLQGLVSDARDKGAEVIEVNPAGEDFSNTNARKMPLTLLRNVTDEMEAMQEEIFGPVLPIKTYGETTEAIDYINRNDRPLGLYYFGSDSDEREQVLDRTISGGVTVNDVVFHVSMEDLPFGGVGPSGIGSYHGAEGFREFSHARSVFHQTKVDVAGLAGLKPPYGEKTDKAIKKLL; encoded by the coding sequence ATGCGGCAATGGCAAATCGCGGCCTATCGCTTGCTTCGGAACCGAGGATGGTGGACATTCGTAGCAGAACGAAACCGAACACTGGGGAGAGTGACCATGGCGAGCAATAACGGGCTTCAGGATATCCTTGATAAACAACGCGCGGCCTTCGCGGCCTCGCGGCCGGAGCCGCTCTCGTTGCGACGCGACCGGATCAAGCGCGCTATGGCGCTGCTGACCGATCACGCCGACGTGCTCAACGATGCGATGAACGAGGATTTCGGCAATCGCTCTCCCAAGCAGTCGATGATCACCGATATCGCGGGCACGGTGAATTTCGGAAAATACTGCCTCAAGCATCTCGACAGCTGGGCCAAGCGCGACAAGCGTCACATCCAGTTTCCGCTAGGTCTGCTGGGCGCGAAGGGCGAGGTTCGCTATGAGCCCAAGGGCGTGATCGGGATACTCAGTCCGTGGAATTTCCCAGTCAATCTCAGCTTCGGTCCGCTGATGCAGGTGTTTGCAGCGGGCAATCGCGCGATGATCAAGCCGAGCGAGTTCACCGAATTGACCAGCGAGGCCATGCGACAGCTGGCCGAAAAATATTTCGCGCCTGAGGAGCTGGCGGTGGTGACCGGGGGACCCGACGTCGCGCATGAGTTTTCGTCGTTGCCGTTCGATCACCTGGTGTTCACCGGATCGACCGCGACGGGCCGCAAGGTGATGCAGGCGGCGGCCGAGAATCTCGTGCCGGTGACGCTGGAACTCGGCGGCAAGTCGCCGGTCGTGCTCGGCCGTAGCGCGGATTTCGAAAAGGCGGGCGAGCGGATCGCGATGGGCAAAATGCTCAATGCCGGCCAGATCTGCCTGGCACCCGACTACCTCTATGTACCCGAAGAGCGCGAAGGCGAAGCGATCGAAGGCCTGACCAAGGCCGCGAGCGCAATGTATCCTTCGGTGCTCGACAATGACGATTACGCCTCGATCGTCACCGACAAGCATTTCGAGCGCTTGCAGGGCCTCGTCTCGGATGCGCGCGACAAGGGCGCCGAGGTAATCGAGGTCAATCCCGCCGGCGAGGACTTCTCCAACACCAACGCACGCAAGATGCCGCTGACACTTCTGCGCAACGTCACCGACGAGATGGAGGCGATGCAGGAGGAAATCTTCGGCCCGGTGCTGCCGATCAAGACCTATGGCGAAACGACCGAGGCGATCGACTACATCAACCGCAACGACCGCCCGCTAGGCCTCTATTATTTCGGCAGCGACAGCGACGAGCGCGAGCAGGTGCTAGACCGTACGATTTCTGGCGGTGTCACCGTCAACGACGTCGTGTTCCATGTCTCGATGGAAGACCTGCCGTTCGGTGGCGTCGGCCCGTCGGGGATCGGCTCGTATCACGGGGCCGAAGGCTTCCGCGAATTCAGCCATGCGCGTTCGGTCTTTCATCAGACCAAGGTTGACGTGGCTGGCCTTGCCGGTCTCAAACCGCCCTATGGCGAAAAGACCGACAAGGCGATCAAGAAGCTTCTCTAG
- a CDS encoding SH3 domain-containing protein translates to MRSVFLAVMAGALLWLQAMPAPAYAQDNEPPYWASLKVDRANMRVGPDRSYPIDWVYVREGLPLKVVRKSGGWRLVEDQDGSRGWILGRFLSLDRYAVAINDGYAPIYAEASTGARLLWRAQPGVIGHLGKCANDWCEFRVDEKQGWVQAEHIWGDGAP, encoded by the coding sequence ATGAGATCGGTCTTTCTTGCAGTAATGGCGGGTGCGCTGCTGTGGCTCCAGGCGATGCCTGCACCTGCCTATGCGCAGGACAACGAGCCGCCTTATTGGGCCTCGCTAAAGGTCGACCGCGCGAACATGCGCGTCGGGCCGGATCGCTCCTATCCGATCGACTGGGTCTATGTCCGCGAGGGCCTGCCGCTCAAGGTTGTGCGCAAATCCGGCGGATGGCGCCTGGTCGAGGATCAGGACGGCTCGCGAGGCTGGATCTTGGGCCGCTTTCTCAGCCTTGATCGCTATGCGGTGGCCATCAACGATGGCTATGCTCCGATCTATGCCGAAGCTTCGACCGGGGCGCGATTGCTGTGGCGGGCGCAACCTGGCGTGATCGGGCACCTCGGCAAATGCGCGAACGACTGGTGCGAATTCCGCGTGGATGAAAAGCAGGGCTGGGTCCAGGCCGAGCATATCTGGGGCGACGGCGCGCCATAG
- a CDS encoding NHL repeat-containing protein has protein sequence MKAASALVALSLLSGCALAALGTVAGAAAAAPEERGVETWRKVDATTGRIIDIAGLEQLSRDFPDSASVRLRLATAYIREGDRPLALEQIHWLLDRGYAFSPAAQATLLAFFEDFDPSLEQRLVRPVSVLARSTPFATIPAGARLIEGIAKFGADDWAATSIVDRTLYIRQGQGGWMRKELPGAGSLAGIVVAPDGETVWTASGVYAQTPMPDTVFRGLIGWNPRTGSIQNIAAPADATPSDLVTTDDGTLYASDPLNGAIYSASPGDERMRTLVGAGTFRSPQGLVPVDGGRKLLVSDYRYGLATVNLRSGEIDLVATDLPVALDGIDGMWAHGNRIVAVQNGFSPQRLVLLSFDKHVRSVTAFDVLESGHPDWIEPIGGTVVGGIFYYNASGQWRRYGAGGTAKLDAPPLPTQLRSLPLPPAKD, from the coding sequence GTGAAGGCGGCGAGTGCGCTGGTCGCGCTGTCGCTGCTATCCGGATGCGCGCTGGCCGCTCTGGGAACGGTTGCTGGCGCTGCCGCCGCGGCCCCCGAAGAGCGTGGCGTGGAGACTTGGCGCAAGGTCGACGCGACAACTGGCCGGATCATCGACATTGCGGGCCTTGAACAGCTCTCGCGCGATTTTCCTGACAGCGCATCAGTGCGTTTGCGCCTTGCGACCGCCTATATCCGCGAGGGCGACCGGCCATTGGCGCTCGAGCAAATCCACTGGCTGCTCGATCGCGGCTACGCGTTTTCTCCTGCGGCACAGGCGACCTTGCTCGCATTCTTCGAAGACTTTGACCCGTCGCTCGAGCAGCGCCTCGTGCGCCCCGTATCGGTCCTTGCACGCAGCACGCCATTCGCCACGATCCCCGCCGGAGCGCGATTGATCGAGGGAATTGCGAAGTTTGGGGCCGATGATTGGGCGGCGACAAGCATTGTCGATCGCACACTCTATATCCGGCAGGGGCAGGGCGGATGGATGCGGAAGGAGCTGCCAGGCGCGGGCAGCCTCGCCGGGATCGTGGTCGCCCCCGACGGCGAGACGGTGTGGACCGCATCGGGCGTATACGCCCAGACGCCGATGCCGGACACAGTCTTTCGCGGGCTGATCGGATGGAACCCGCGTACCGGTTCGATCCAAAATATCGCCGCTCCGGCCGATGCCACGCCGTCCGATCTAGTGACCACGGACGACGGCACGCTCTATGCCTCCGATCCGCTCAACGGCGCGATCTATTCCGCCAGTCCTGGCGACGAGCGGATGCGCACGCTGGTCGGCGCCGGCACGTTCCGCTCGCCACAAGGGCTCGTCCCGGTCGATGGCGGGCGAAAGCTGCTGGTCAGCGACTATCGCTATGGCCTTGCAACGGTCAATCTGCGCAGCGGCGAAATCGACCTTGTGGCGACCGATCTTCCAGTCGCGCTCGATGGAATCGACGGCATGTGGGCGCATGGAAACCGTATCGTCGCGGTGCAGAACGGCTTTTCTCCGCAGCGCCTCGTGCTTCTCTCGTTCGACAAGCATGTGCGCAGCGTCACCGCTTTCGATGTCCTCGAAAGCGGACATCCCGACTGGATCGAGCCAATCGGCGGGACGGTCGTAGGCGGGATCTTCTATTATAATGCCAGCGGCCAGTGGCGTCGGTATGGCGCGGGTGGCACGGCGAAACTCGATGCGCCGCCGCTCCCGACGCAGCTGAGATCGCTACCGCTTCCGCCCGCGAAGGACTGA
- a CDS encoding ammonium transporter produces the protein MRYLTAAIAMGAALLPQALAAQPQLAVTVDVADSGDTAWILTASALVLMMAVPGLALFYGGLVRAKNAMSVYLQVGAIVAICSLLWIVVGYTLAFGGVEGGWIGDGSKWMMLRLDAWRVDTSLPESAFALFQLTFFAITPALMVGAWVERARFGWVIAFCAIWSLLVYAPVAHWIWGGGWLAQRGVFDFAGGLVVHTTAGVSALVVAILLGRRSGFPTKVMLPHSPSFVMVGAALLWVGWFGFNGGSALAATDDAATAIINTHVAAATAALVWIAVEKIAFGKSTGIGFATGAIAGLATVTPAAGAIGPGAAIIFGFLAAPICYFAIRFVKGKLKIDDSLDVFAVHGVGGILGTLLFSVFGMAVFGGTIATEGSVAAQVGGQFVDQLIGVLAVAGYSAVATAVIALGVSLFLPMRVGEDSERDGLDTATHGEHAWKLD, from the coding sequence ATGCGTTACCTGACTGCTGCCATTGCCATGGGAGCCGCACTGCTTCCGCAAGCTCTCGCCGCGCAGCCGCAACTCGCGGTAACGGTCGATGTCGCCGATAGCGGCGATACCGCCTGGATCCTGACCGCGTCGGCGCTGGTCCTGATGATGGCAGTCCCCGGTCTCGCGCTATTCTATGGCGGGCTGGTGCGGGCCAAGAACGCGATGTCGGTCTATCTCCAGGTCGGCGCGATCGTCGCGATCTGCTCACTGCTGTGGATCGTGGTCGGCTACACCCTCGCATTCGGCGGCGTCGAAGGTGGCTGGATCGGCGATGGCAGCAAATGGATGATGCTGCGGCTCGATGCCTGGCGGGTCGATACGAGCTTGCCCGAAAGCGCGTTCGCCCTGTTCCAGCTTACCTTCTTCGCGATCACCCCGGCGCTGATGGTCGGCGCGTGGGTCGAACGCGCGCGCTTCGGCTGGGTGATCGCATTCTGCGCGATCTGGAGCCTGCTGGTCTACGCGCCGGTCGCGCACTGGATATGGGGCGGCGGATGGCTCGCCCAGAGGGGTGTGTTCGATTTCGCCGGCGGTCTCGTCGTCCACACCACAGCGGGCGTCTCGGCACTCGTGGTCGCAATCCTGCTCGGACGGCGCAGCGGCTTCCCGACCAAGGTTATGCTTCCCCACAGCCCCAGCTTCGTGATGGTGGGCGCGGCGCTACTCTGGGTCGGCTGGTTCGGCTTCAACGGCGGCTCTGCCCTCGCCGCGACCGACGACGCGGCGACCGCGATTATCAACACCCATGTCGCAGCCGCGACCGCCGCGCTGGTTTGGATCGCGGTCGAGAAGATCGCGTTCGGCAAATCGACCGGCATCGGATTCGCGACCGGTGCGATTGCGGGGCTCGCCACGGTGACACCCGCCGCCGGAGCGATCGGCCCCGGGGCGGCGATCATCTTCGGATTCCTCGCAGCACCGATCTGTTATTTCGCGATCCGCTTCGTGAAGGGCAAGCTCAAGATCGACGATTCGCTCGATGTGTTCGCGGTCCACGGCGTGGGCGGGATACTCGGCACCCTGCTTTTCTCGGTCTTCGGCATGGCGGTTTTCGGGGGCACGATTGCGACTGAAGGATCGGTTGCGGCCCAAGTCGGCGGCCAGTTCGTCGACCAGTTGATCGGTGTGCTGGCGGTGGCGGGATATTCGGCGGTGGCTACCGCTGTGATCGCGCTGGGGGTTTCGCTGTTCCTGCCGATGCGCGTGGGCGAAGACAGCGAACGGGACGGGCTCGATACGGCAACCCATGGCGAACATGCGTGGAAACTCGACTAG
- a CDS encoding 2-hydroxyacid dehydrogenase: MGNDQSGRRIEGRARVHVTRKLMPSVEARMEELFDVTLNDADQAYDRDALGAAMQYCDVLVPTVTDRIDAKLIESAGDELGLIANFGAGVEHIDLAAARKRGIIVTNTPGVFTDDTADMAMGLIIGVPRRMREGVELVRSGQWSGWAPCSMLGNRLGGKCLGIVGMGRIGQAVAHRARAFGLEIAYHNRKRLPDALENMLGARYVDTLDDLMRCADILTLHAPGGEDSHGMIDARRLALMKPGSSIINTARGELIDQDALVEALASGHLAGAGLDVYPDEPTVDPRLLASPNVLTLPHLGSATAEGREASGERVIANIRFWADGHRPPDQVIEGLL; encoded by the coding sequence ATGGGCAACGATCAATCAGGCCGCAGGATCGAAGGGCGGGCACGCGTTCATGTGACGCGCAAGCTGATGCCGTCGGTCGAAGCACGGATGGAAGAGCTGTTCGACGTCACGCTGAACGATGCGGATCAAGCGTATGATCGGGACGCTTTAGGCGCAGCAATGCAGTACTGCGATGTGCTGGTGCCGACCGTCACCGATCGCATTGACGCCAAACTGATCGAAAGCGCGGGCGACGAGTTGGGTTTGATCGCCAATTTCGGTGCCGGCGTCGAACATATCGATCTGGCCGCCGCTCGTAAGCGCGGCATCATCGTAACCAACACGCCCGGCGTCTTCACTGACGATACGGCCGACATGGCGATGGGCCTTATCATCGGTGTCCCGCGCCGCATGCGCGAAGGCGTCGAACTGGTGCGCAGCGGTCAATGGAGCGGCTGGGCGCCCTGCTCGATGCTCGGCAATCGCCTCGGCGGTAAATGCCTCGGCATCGTCGGCATGGGGCGGATCGGACAGGCGGTCGCGCACCGTGCCCGCGCGTTCGGCCTCGAGATCGCCTATCACAACCGCAAGCGACTGCCCGACGCACTCGAGAACATGCTGGGCGCGCGCTATGTCGACACTCTCGACGACCTCATGCGCTGCGCCGATATCCTCACCCTGCACGCGCCGGGCGGCGAAGACAGCCACGGCATGATCGATGCGCGTCGCCTCGCGCTGATGAAGCCGGGCAGTTCGATCATCAACACCGCCCGCGGCGAGTTGATCGACCAAGACGCGCTGGTCGAGGCGCTGGCCTCGGGCCATCTCGCCGGCGCAGGTCTCGATGTCTATCCCGACGAGCCGACGGTAGACCCGCGCCTGCTTGCCTCGCCGAACGTGCTTACCCTCCCCCATCTCGGCAGTGCCACCGCCGAGGGACGCGAGGCCTCTGGCGAGAGAGTGATCGCCAATATCCGCTTCTGGGCCGACGGGCACCGTCCGCCCGATCAGGTGATCGAAGGCCTGCTCTAA
- a CDS encoding NAD(P)H-dependent flavin oxidoreductase, with product MSFKGLQPITYGGREVWPLIEGGKGVSATNHASSGAWAAAGGIGTVSAVNADSYDEDGNAIPQVYPQATRKERFEQLVRYAIDGATEQVNRAYEIADGNGAININVLWEQGGAQRVLEGVLDNCADKITGVTCGAGMPYKLAEIAQHYNVHYLPIVSSARAFRALWKRSYSKVPDLLAAVVYEDPWLAGGHNGLSNAEDPTKPEDPYPRVKALRDTMRKEGVSEETAIVMAGGVWFLREWEDWIDNPELGKIAFQFGTRPLLTHESPIPQIWKDMLRTVEPGDVLLHKFSPTGFYSSAVKTPFLYDLMHRSERQIPIFKRDTEDGTIPLMDHGKAKYFFVHPGDQRKAQAWMHEGFSEALKTPDDTVIFTTPESAAQIREDQQNCMGCLSHCQFSSWKDHDNNTTGRLADPRSFCIQKTLQDIAHGGDPDENLAFAGHAAYRFKQDPFYSNNFTPTVKELVERILTGD from the coding sequence ATGTCGTTCAAGGGGTTGCAGCCGATTACCTATGGCGGGCGCGAAGTCTGGCCGCTGATCGAAGGCGGAAAGGGCGTGTCCGCGACCAACCATGCGAGCTCCGGTGCGTGGGCAGCGGCGGGCGGCATCGGCACCGTCAGCGCGGTCAATGCCGACAGCTATGACGAGGACGGCAATGCGATCCCGCAAGTCTATCCGCAGGCGACCCGCAAGGAGCGGTTCGAACAACTGGTGCGCTACGCCATCGACGGTGCGACCGAGCAGGTCAATCGTGCCTATGAGATCGCCGATGGCAATGGCGCGATCAACATTAACGTCTTGTGGGAACAGGGCGGCGCGCAGCGCGTGCTCGAAGGCGTGCTGGATAACTGCGCAGACAAAATCACCGGCGTCACTTGCGGTGCTGGCATGCCCTACAAGCTGGCCGAAATCGCCCAGCATTATAACGTGCACTACCTGCCCATCGTATCCTCGGCTCGCGCTTTCCGCGCACTGTGGAAGCGCAGCTATTCGAAAGTGCCCGATCTGCTTGCGGCCGTGGTCTACGAAGATCCGTGGCTGGCGGGCGGACACAACGGTCTGTCCAACGCCGAAGATCCGACCAAGCCCGAAGACCCCTATCCGCGCGTGAAGGCGCTGCGCGACACGATGCGCAAGGAAGGCGTATCGGAAGAGACCGCCATCGTCATGGCAGGCGGCGTGTGGTTCCTGCGCGAGTGGGAAGACTGGATCGACAATCCCGAGCTCGGCAAGATCGCCTTCCAGTTCGGCACGCGCCCGCTGCTGACGCATGAAAGCCCGATCCCGCAGATCTGGAAAGACATGTTGCGCACGGTCGAGCCCGGCGATGTGCTGCTGCACAAATTCTCGCCCACCGGGTTCTATTCGAGCGCGGTGAAAACGCCGTTCCTCTACGACCTGATGCACCGTTCGGAGCGTCAGATCCCGATCTTCAAGCGCGACACCGAAGACGGTACGATCCCGCTGATGGACCACGGCAAGGCGAAGTATTTCTTCGTCCACCCGGGCGACCAGCGCAAGGCGCAGGCCTGGATGCACGAGGGCTTCAGCGAGGCACTCAAGACCCCCGACGACACGGTGATCTTCACCACGCCCGAAAGCGCCGCACAGATTCGCGAAGACCAGCAGAATTGCATGGGCTGCCTCTCGCACTGCCAGTTTTCGAGCTGGAAGGATCACGACAACAACACCACCGGTCGCCTTGCCGATCCGCGAAGCTTCTGCATTCAGAAGACGTTGCAGGACATTGCCCATGGTGGCGACCCGGACGAGAACCTCGCCTTCGCAGGTCACGCGGCCTACCGTTTCAAGCAGGACCCGTTCTATTCGAACAATTTCACGCCGACTGTGAAAGAACTGGTCGAGCGGATTCTGACGGGCGACTGA
- a CDS encoding GNAT family N-acetyltransferase encodes MKIGVADLAAADIRDLITRHQQEMYDNSPPGTSFALDLSGLERPGVTVLSLRDDGELLAVGAMRELDAQSGEVKSMRTADKALRRGAGQALLSYIEQLARERGYGKLMLETGTGDFFEPANRFYILNGFTRRGPFGGYADSEFNLFYEKVL; translated from the coding sequence ATGAAGATCGGGGTCGCGGATCTCGCCGCTGCCGACATTCGCGACCTGATCACCCGGCACCAGCAGGAGATGTACGACAATTCTCCGCCGGGCACCTCGTTTGCGCTCGATCTGAGTGGGCTCGAGCGGCCCGGGGTGACCGTTCTTTCACTGCGTGATGATGGAGAATTGCTCGCGGTCGGGGCCATGCGCGAGCTTGACGCCCAGAGCGGCGAGGTCAAATCGATGCGGACAGCGGACAAGGCGCTGCGCCGGGGCGCAGGGCAGGCGCTGCTATCGTATATCGAGCAACTCGCGCGCGAACGCGGCTATGGCAAGTTGATGCTGGAAACCGGCACCGGAGATTTCTTCGAACCGGCCAACCGGTTTTACATCCTCAACGGCTTCACGCGCCGAGGGCCCTTCGGCGGCTATGCCGATAGCGAGTTCAATCTGTTCTACGAAAAGGTGCTCTAG